From a single Mycolicibacterium mengxianglii genomic region:
- a CDS encoding amidase, translated as MDSKSAFELADVDAVGQARLAATADVSAVELLEAALIRLEATRGLNAVVTDLFDRARTQAAALDAGGALRGGDAGPLAGVPFLLKDLGASLAGTPEAMGSRALRTHIATETAWIVDRYLDAGLVVFGKTNTPEWGNHCTTEPSLFGPTVNPWSTAVTPGGSSGGSAAAVAAGVVPAASGGDGTGSIRVPASCCGLVGLKPRRGRTSFAPGSGHGLEGLVNEHALTRTVRDSAALLDAVTGTAPGDPYTAPLPATSFLDSLQLAPNGVRLLMATASPFPGPTTDPRVVAAVEDTARLLTELGHHVTPGAPDIDADAVADAIAVLHTVSNVQLHALATEVLGRPPHEDEFEPSTWEMVREGFHTTGLAYAEAISAVHAQTRRFAAGMAGHEVLLVPTLLTPPPGYALLDQPRGSTRAFFDVEFATTGWTTLANVTGWAAISLPMGSTEDGLPIGVQLMASDETVLLQLAAQLEKAAPWAGRRPPAWLGAGS; from the coding sequence ATGGATTCAAAGTCAGCGTTCGAACTCGCCGATGTCGATGCCGTCGGGCAAGCCCGACTGGCCGCCACCGCAGACGTGTCAGCGGTCGAGTTGCTCGAGGCGGCCCTGATCCGGCTGGAGGCGACGCGCGGGTTGAACGCAGTGGTCACCGACCTGTTCGACCGCGCCCGCACGCAGGCGGCCGCACTCGATGCAGGCGGTGCGCTGCGCGGCGGCGATGCCGGGCCGCTGGCGGGAGTTCCCTTCCTGCTCAAGGATCTCGGGGCATCGCTGGCCGGAACCCCGGAGGCGATGGGCTCACGCGCGTTGCGCACTCACATCGCCACCGAGACGGCGTGGATCGTGGACCGCTATCTGGATGCCGGGTTGGTGGTGTTCGGCAAGACCAACACCCCGGAGTGGGGCAACCACTGCACGACCGAGCCGTCGTTGTTCGGGCCGACGGTGAATCCGTGGTCCACCGCGGTCACCCCGGGTGGCTCCAGCGGCGGATCGGCCGCAGCCGTCGCCGCCGGAGTGGTGCCGGCCGCCTCCGGCGGTGACGGCACCGGCTCGATCCGGGTGCCCGCGTCGTGCTGCGGGCTGGTCGGCCTCAAGCCCCGCCGCGGCCGGACGTCCTTCGCCCCCGGCAGCGGGCACGGGCTGGAGGGACTGGTCAACGAACACGCACTGACCCGTACAGTCCGCGACAGCGCCGCACTGCTGGACGCGGTGACGGGCACCGCACCCGGCGACCCGTACACCGCCCCGCTGCCCGCCACCAGTTTTCTCGACTCACTTCAGTTAGCGCCCAACGGAGTTCGGTTGCTGATGGCCACCGCCTCACCATTTCCCGGGCCCACCACCGACCCCCGGGTAGTGGCCGCGGTGGAGGACACCGCGCGGCTGCTCACCGAACTCGGCCACCACGTCACGCCCGGGGCGCCCGACATCGACGCCGACGCGGTGGCCGACGCGATCGCTGTGCTGCACACCGTCAGCAACGTCCAATTGCACGCGCTGGCCACCGAAGTCCTGGGCCGCCCACCACACGAGGACGAATTCGAGCCCAGCACATGGGAAATGGTGCGCGAGGGATTCCACACCACCGGCCTCGCCTACGCCGAAGCCATCAGCGCGGTGCATGCTCAGACCCGGCGGTTCGCCGCGGGCATGGCCGGCCACGAGGTACTGCTGGTGCCGACATTGCTGACCCCGCCGCCGGGTTACGCACTGCTGGATCAGCCGCGCGGGAGCACCCGGGCCTTCTTCGACGTCGAGTTCGCCACCACCGGGTGGACGACGTTGGCGAATGTGACCGGCTGGGCGGCGATCTCGCTGCCGATGGGCAGCACCGAGGAC